A genomic stretch from Candidatus Methanomassiliicoccus intestinalis Issoire-Mx1 includes:
- the hypF gene encoding carbamoyltransferase HypF, translating into MKLIFRGIVQGVGFRPAVYRSAVKLGFNGYVQNNGSNVVVVIDGDETVFINKLRSELPPLAKIDSIEMEEEDCQYDGFKIIDSSSGGKGASIPNDTAICDNCKRDLFDPLNRRYLYPFTNCTDCGARFSIISDLPYDRANTSMNEYPADTLCSEEYASPLDRRFHHQTISCPACGPSYYLLDSKGNRLDKDPIEEFARRIDEGSIGVVKSWGGMHICSNLDELTHLRSWYRRSEKPFAVMMKDLGTLKNYCMPTVYEEQEITSPNRPIVLVKKKENDLTELISPGLDTIGVFLPYSAMHHILFHYLDHDALVMTSANSPGEPMVLKDEDALELGADIYLMHNRRIINRCDDSVLRMFGSHPQYIRKSRGHIPSYLNCKNGQAVALGGQENLCGAVAKDGRMYTTQYIGDGERPGVIRFLDNATRYFMKLLGSSPQIIAMDLHPAYNNRPLAKSMAEEFGAELIEVQHHWAHAASLLIDNGIEDAMVLAVDGTGYGLDGQAWGGEVLRADFSSFDRVAHLEPITLLGGEKAVYDPRRLVFSLDEMVGRSNPYFSETEAAVLRKMMPAAPTSTGFGRVLDALSCYFGICQKRTYDGEPAMKLERALSAGTNKFNFNVKVKNNVILTSELYRDMTDSVGTPSDLSYSFVYALLDAMVDIAADNGELNGINTIGLTGGVSYNGPISSIVKDMVESRGFRFVCHSRVPNGDGGISTGQCAIALQKLN; encoded by the coding sequence ATGAAGCTGATTTTCCGTGGCATAGTACAAGGTGTGGGTTTTCGTCCTGCTGTATATCGATCCGCGGTTAAGTTAGGCTTTAATGGCTATGTGCAGAACAATGGCTCCAACGTAGTCGTTGTCATAGACGGCGATGAGACTGTTTTCATAAACAAATTAAGGTCTGAGCTGCCCCCGCTTGCTAAAATTGACAGTATAGAAATGGAGGAAGAAGATTGTCAATATGACGGCTTTAAAATCATAGATAGTTCCAGCGGGGGAAAAGGCGCTAGCATTCCCAATGATACAGCGATATGTGATAACTGCAAACGCGACCTGTTCGATCCTCTCAACCGCCGCTATCTTTATCCGTTCACAAACTGCACAGATTGTGGAGCCAGGTTTTCAATAATCTCAGATCTTCCTTATGACCGGGCCAACACGTCTATGAATGAATATCCCGCAGATACGTTATGTTCTGAAGAATATGCCAGTCCTCTCGACCGAAGATTTCACCATCAGACAATCTCGTGTCCAGCCTGCGGCCCCAGCTATTATCTTTTGGACTCAAAGGGAAATAGGCTTGACAAGGATCCTATCGAGGAATTTGCCAGACGGATAGACGAGGGTTCGATAGGTGTGGTAAAAAGCTGGGGGGGCATGCACATCTGTTCCAATCTTGATGAACTCACTCATCTCAGATCCTGGTACAGAAGGTCAGAGAAACCCTTTGCAGTGATGATGAAAGATCTGGGCACTCTCAAAAATTATTGCATGCCTACAGTTTATGAAGAACAAGAAATAACCTCTCCCAACCGGCCTATAGTTTTAGTTAAAAAGAAAGAAAACGATCTGACAGAACTGATTTCTCCCGGTTTAGATACAATTGGAGTTTTTCTTCCTTATTCTGCCATGCATCATATTCTCTTCCATTACCTTGACCATGATGCGCTGGTTATGACTTCTGCCAATTCTCCTGGAGAACCTATGGTTCTGAAAGACGAGGATGCTCTGGAGCTGGGAGCCGACATATATCTGATGCATAATCGCAGAATCATCAATCGTTGCGACGACTCGGTTCTGAGAATGTTCGGCAGCCATCCGCAGTACATCAGAAAGTCAAGGGGGCATATACCTTCATATCTGAATTGTAAAAATGGTCAAGCGGTAGCTCTGGGAGGACAGGAAAATCTCTGCGGTGCGGTAGCAAAAGACGGTAGAATGTACACCACTCAGTACATAGGAGATGGAGAGCGCCCCGGAGTCATCAGATTTTTAGACAATGCTACGCGGTATTTCATGAAACTTTTAGGATCATCTCCGCAGATCATCGCAATGGATCTTCACCCTGCATACAACAACCGCCCTCTGGCAAAGTCAATGGCTGAAGAATTCGGCGCTGAATTGATTGAAGTACAACACCATTGGGCTCACGCAGCATCTCTGTTGATAGATAACGGCATTGAAGATGCCATGGTTCTCGCGGTAGATGGTACCGGTTATGGTTTGGACGGGCAAGCTTGGGGCGGAGAAGTTCTTAGGGCAGACTTCTCATCTTTTGATCGAGTTGCACATCTTGAACCGATAACTCTGCTTGGAGGTGAGAAAGCCGTTTATGATCCTAGAAGACTGGTATTTTCTCTTGATGAAATGGTTGGCAGATCCAATCCATATTTTTCAGAAACTGAAGCAGCTGTTCTACGTAAAATGATGCCAGCCGCACCTACTTCCACTGGTTTTGGAAGAGTTTTGGATGCGTTGTCATGTTACTTTGGAATCTGTCAGAAACGTACATATGATGGAGAACCAGCGATGAAATTAGAAAGAGCTCTTTCTGCTGGAACGAATAAATTTAATTTTAATGTAAAAGTTAAAAATAATGTCATATTGACCTCAGAACTTTACAGGGATATGACCGATAGCGTAGGCACTCCTTCTGACCTATCATACTCATTTGTCTATGCTCTGCTGGATGCGATGGTGGATATTGCAGCAGATAATGGAGAATTGAACGGGATAAATACAATTGGACTCACTGGGGGAGTTTCATACAATGGTCCGATTTCATCAATTGTAAAAGATATGGTGGAATCAAGGGGATTCCGTTTTGTCTGTCATAGCAGAGTGCCAAATGGAGATGGAGGAATCTCCACGGGGCAGTGTGCTATAGCGCTTCAGAAACTGAATTGA
- a CDS encoding GTP--adenosylcobinamide-phosphate guanylyltransferase, protein MKIDALITAGGKGSRIKEIGTEKPMIDLLGRPIIDYVIDALKESSHIKDVYISVSPNTPLTKQHLKNKDVIIIDTSGEEYCVDLNYSMSQMKTEEVFICPADMPLLSSSGIDFVIEGYYNSGVHSYSVAAPYSLLVSLGISPTYSLPVNGVKSVFCGVSVLDRLDMLSMKSLSEGYVLTENIELIININTITELKIAEEVLTSSKRSSSGN, encoded by the coding sequence ATGAAGATAGACGCTTTGATAACGGCTGGAGGCAAAGGCAGCAGAATAAAAGAAATCGGCACTGAAAAGCCGATGATTGACCTTCTCGGCAGGCCGATTATAGATTATGTAATCGATGCCCTGAAGGAATCCAGCCACATCAAAGATGTATATATCTCTGTAAGTCCAAACACACCGCTTACGAAACAGCATCTTAAAAACAAAGATGTGATAATAATTGATACGTCCGGCGAAGAATACTGTGTAGATCTGAATTATTCCATGAGCCAGATGAAAACAGAAGAGGTATTCATTTGTCCGGCTGATATGCCTCTGCTCAGCTCATCGGGGATTGATTTTGTTATCGAAGGATACTACAATTCCGGAGTACACTCATATTCAGTAGCTGCACCATACTCGCTTCTTGTTTCACTGGGCATCAGCCCAACCTACAGCCTGCCGGTGAATGGTGTGAAGTCTGTATTCTGCGGCGTCTCCGTTCTTGACAGGTTAGACATGCTATCCATGAAGAGTCTGTCTGAAGGTTATGTGCTTACAGAAAACATAGAGCTAATTATTAACATAAATACAATAACTGAATTAAAAATAGCTGAGGAGGTTTTAACCTCCTCTAAACGATCATCTTCTGGAAACTAA
- a CDS encoding NYN domain-containing protein — translation MESQAIVLIDNGYLAKTLENDFGRTRLDYSAFARELCSIISCDMSKAYLYDAPPINKPTDNAKRRKTYANRMRFFDDIRKTPQFEVKLGRLTEFVDHETGRIVTRQKGVDVMLAVDMIVHTLDPEVEVDNMILIAGDADFEPAVRYSVSRGKNIVLCCSTKYRKNGGKSYSDALMNVSSSFISLDYDLISKCSFVRKKAESLNSYPI, via the coding sequence ATGGAAAGCCAAGCTATCGTACTCATTGACAATGGTTATCTTGCAAAAACCCTGGAGAACGATTTTGGCAGGACCCGTTTAGATTACTCAGCCTTTGCACGTGAACTCTGCAGCATTATTTCATGTGATATGTCCAAAGCGTATCTGTATGACGCTCCGCCGATAAATAAGCCCACTGACAATGCCAAAAGAAGAAAGACTTATGCTAATCGGATGAGATTTTTTGATGACATCCGAAAAACACCGCAGTTTGAAGTAAAACTAGGCAGGCTTACTGAATTTGTTGACCACGAGACAGGCAGAATAGTAACAAGACAGAAAGGTGTCGATGTCATGCTGGCTGTAGATATGATTGTACATACTCTTGACCCTGAGGTTGAAGTGGACAATATGATTCTTATTGCAGGGGATGCAGACTTTGAACCAGCTGTTAGGTACTCAGTGTCCCGAGGAAAGAACATAGTTCTGTGTTGTTCAACGAAGTATAGAAAAAACGGAGGAAAATCGTACTCAGATGCACTCATGAATGTGAGCAGTTCCTTCATCTCACTGGATTATGATCTTATCTCTAAGTGTTCATTTGTAAGAAAGAAAGCCGAGAGTCTCAATTCATACCCGATCTAA
- a CDS encoding glycine cleavage system protein H translates to MADGNEVRDDRYYSKTHEWILIEGDTAKIGMTDYAQEQMSELVYAELPAVGKKYQQGDLFGQVESIKTVAAVNCPADCEVMEINSEIMNDPLIINQSPYDKGWFAVVKIDKPDLSNLLNPEEYRKHIGL, encoded by the coding sequence ATGGCAGACGGTAATGAAGTCAGAGACGATCGATATTATTCAAAAACTCATGAATGGATTTTGATTGAAGGAGATACTGCAAAAATAGGGATGACTGATTATGCGCAAGAACAGATGTCGGAACTTGTGTATGCCGAGCTGCCTGCAGTAGGAAAGAAGTACCAGCAGGGAGATCTGTTTGGACAAGTAGAAAGCATCAAAACTGTTGCTGCTGTTAACTGTCCTGCAGACTGTGAGGTCATGGAGATTAATTCAGAAATAATGAATGACCCGTTGATCATAAACCAATCTCCATATGATAAAGGCTGGTTTGCAGTTGTGAAAATTGATAAACCGGATCTATCCAACCTTTTGAATCCTGAAGAATATAGGAAGCATATAGGCCTATAA
- a CDS encoding phosphatidylglycerophosphatase A yields the protein MVDYTLEILDYKDSPVAIVKLPFRYKSLSSAIIGGGVSETNTVFIMEVPMGYDGACPERDLEDVRKYFGLPEDSIGLMTAADIRRVITTESCIEGNVEAAAIVTAGTTNAVTAGERLPQSVIDTLPTHKAGTINIIVIFSEPLQDCGMVNATATIAEAKTAGMNDAGVSGTGTTSDALAILCPKGDGGKYAGTASETGMAAAKAVRSAVAQSTRKWNKQSCKAKTAFEKLDELGIGEAQMWKAALGLYSPAPGWDLETVHSMFRRHIKNLEKDVNVNAMLYAAIRLEEQGNRMNLPGLEDIFQDDPVHLVADELLGIALAQYIAGTKGLFEYIRYDKNKPGILGILGPFLDDIVGSLIGSIMSNIYTELLEEKND from the coding sequence TTGGTAGATTACACTTTAGAAATTTTAGACTATAAAGACAGCCCGGTTGCAATAGTAAAGCTGCCTTTCAGATACAAGAGCCTATCATCGGCAATAATCGGCGGCGGAGTCAGCGAGACTAATACCGTCTTCATAATGGAAGTTCCAATGGGTTACGATGGAGCATGCCCGGAACGTGATCTTGAGGATGTCCGTAAATATTTTGGACTGCCGGAAGACAGCATAGGTTTGATGACTGCTGCCGACATCCGCAGAGTAATAACTACAGAATCATGCATAGAGGGCAACGTTGAAGCCGCTGCGATCGTAACTGCTGGAACTACAAATGCAGTTACTGCAGGCGAGCGTCTCCCTCAAAGTGTAATTGATACACTTCCCACCCATAAAGCTGGAACAATAAATATCATAGTGATTTTCTCAGAGCCGCTGCAAGACTGCGGCATGGTTAATGCCACAGCCACAATTGCCGAGGCAAAAACGGCAGGCATGAACGATGCAGGTGTTTCCGGGACTGGAACTACCAGCGATGCTCTTGCAATTTTATGTCCTAAAGGTGATGGAGGAAAATATGCAGGCACTGCTTCAGAAACAGGAATGGCCGCCGCCAAAGCTGTGAGGTCTGCTGTTGCTCAGTCAACAAGAAAATGGAATAAACAGTCTTGTAAGGCTAAAACTGCATTCGAAAAACTAGATGAATTGGGGATAGGAGAAGCCCAGATGTGGAAAGCAGCATTAGGGTTGTATTCTCCGGCACCAGGGTGGGATTTGGAAACTGTTCACTCAATGTTCAGAAGACATATCAAAAATCTTGAAAAAGATGTGAATGTGAATGCTATGCTCTATGCCGCAATCAGGCTTGAAGAGCAGGGCAATCGCATGAATCTCCCTGGCTTGGAAGACATATTCCAAGATGACCCGGTACATCTGGTTGCAGATGAACTTTTAGGAATTGCACTGGCCCAATACATAGCTGGAACGAAAGGACTTTTTGAGTATATCAGATATGATAAAAACAAGCCCGGCATATTGGGAATTCTAGGACCATTCCTGGATGATATTGTCGGATCGCTGATCGGATCAATAATGTCTAACATATACACCGAATTGCTGGAGGAAAAAAATGACTGA
- the cobT gene encoding nicotinate mononucleotide-dependent phosphoribosyltransferase CobT, with amino-acid sequence MSCKIPENIKLCSEEDLGKEFIERVIGKTPTYVCVIGNTETAKIPGVSAAGANPDITDTTPAADMELLHYGRCKCIEGVPVTPTGVPTPGIITMSATKMSKMPIFVMNAGVKVKPHVPYFELDGSPGEDIRTGKAVKNAERTFDRAVLAGKALAKISNYLVIGESIAGGTTTAYGVLTALGYDAKGKISSSMIDNPAALKENIVQEGLRNCGLSESILKKDPMMAVEALGDPMIVAAAGLAVGAAESVPVLLAGGTQMAAVLSVIKGMDDSVLDNIALGTTRWIVEDKSSDLIDLVSQIAKVPVLAADLNFSTSKYDGLNVYEKGLVKEGVGAGGSSIAAMLMSDGKINARNLLDEIEKNYVRLVSRR; translated from the coding sequence ATGTCGTGTAAGATCCCAGAAAATATTAAACTCTGTTCAGAAGAGGATTTAGGCAAGGAATTTATCGAACGCGTGATCGGCAAAACTCCCACATATGTCTGCGTTATCGGTAACACAGAGACGGCTAAAATTCCCGGGGTCTCAGCCGCAGGTGCTAATCCAGACATCACAGACACTACTCCGGCTGCAGATATGGAATTGCTTCATTACGGCAGATGTAAGTGTATCGAGGGAGTTCCAGTGACTCCTACAGGAGTACCAACTCCCGGAATTATCACCATGAGTGCTACAAAAATGTCAAAGATGCCAATTTTTGTAATGAATGCCGGTGTAAAAGTAAAACCTCATGTTCCCTATTTTGAGCTTGATGGATCTCCTGGTGAAGACATAAGGACAGGAAAAGCTGTTAAAAATGCGGAGAGGACATTTGACAGAGCCGTCTTAGCTGGAAAAGCGCTTGCTAAAATCAGCAACTACCTGGTTATCGGAGAATCAATAGCCGGAGGTACAACTACTGCTTATGGAGTGCTCACAGCTTTGGGGTATGATGCGAAAGGAAAGATTTCAAGCAGCATGATCGACAATCCAGCAGCTCTCAAGGAAAACATTGTTCAGGAAGGTTTGAGAAACTGTGGCCTCAGCGAATCAATTCTGAAAAAAGACCCCATGATGGCCGTTGAAGCGCTTGGGGACCCTATGATCGTAGCGGCTGCAGGACTCGCCGTTGGAGCTGCAGAATCTGTTCCGGTGCTCCTTGCCGGCGGAACACAGATGGCTGCAGTCCTTTCTGTAATCAAAGGCATGGACGATTCAGTCTTAGACAATATCGCATTGGGAACAACAAGATGGATCGTAGAAGACAAATCATCAGATCTTATCGACTTAGTCTCTCAGATTGCAAAAGTTCCTGTTCTGGCAGCAGATCTTAATTTCTCAACATCTAAATACGATGGACTCAACGTCTATGAAAAAGGTCTTGTGAAAGAGGGTGTTGGAGCGGGAGGATCATCAATTGCAGCTATGTTGATGTCTGATGGAAAAATCAACGCTCGCAACTTACTGGACGAAATTGAAAAGAATTACGTCAGGTTAGTTTCCAGAAGATGA
- a CDS encoding LuxR C-terminal-related transcriptional regulator, with protein MNNVDDCNNSTADEKNAREKNISEIGAGLVETFLNIGMTEEELRIFICKEKGMSDEDIAIELNISETSVKNRLYEAYQGFHLHFKSVNTSEKEFLVTLPTTLVKWMDEEIEMRGYESRDELIRWVLHHHYNELRYGIKIECNDPDITDL; from the coding sequence ATGAACAATGTAGATGACTGCAACAATTCCACGGCTGATGAAAAAAATGCACGGGAAAAAAACATTTCTGAAATAGGAGCAGGGCTTGTTGAAACTTTCTTAAATATTGGTATGACTGAAGAAGAACTGCGTATCTTTATCTGTAAAGAAAAAGGAATGAGTGATGAGGATATCGCTATCGAACTTAATATTTCGGAGACTAGTGTAAAAAACCGGCTTTATGAAGCGTATCAAGGGTTCCATCTTCACTTTAAGTCTGTAAATACAAGTGAAAAAGAGTTTCTGGTTACTCTGCCTACAACCCTAGTCAAATGGATGGATGAGGAAATAGAAATGAGAGGATATGAATCACGAGATGAACTTATACGCTGGGTGCTTCACCATCATTACAATGAGCTGAGGTATGGAATAAAAATAGAATGCAATGACCCTGACATTACTGACCTATAA
- a CDS encoding alkaline phosphatase family protein: MGIDLYFNVILSQRITVNTLIIMLDGAADEKIPAFDYKTPLESLDKKFMDGVASSGLFGWTEGQKYTHLFLLGFFTGKVCDVPRGLIEAHGMDIPLKENSVAYRFSPACFRNGKFEWAYRVSADRYLELQECMIDSIGLLNDLAPNLYFHGSDGRGVVTIEDGYYNFPMPPYPLPENPDYEPFRECIEAVAKELDGLTFLPWGGGSINNSAHKSAFAKSKNLTILSSSPSALGVGRLLGISCKRVDDFRVGMDESLEMLQHNDVFLHVDETDDVSHRTEPGDKRNMLAEIDEFFCNNLDFLEGHRVALIIDHGTSSLNGQHMPMPVPFAVSNISGSMKSGINFCENASVHYPIENLFCSIMQHTD; the protein is encoded by the coding sequence ATGGGCATTGATTTATATTTTAATGTCATTCTGTCGCAGAGGATAACCGTGAACACGCTGATAATAATGCTGGATGGTGCAGCAGATGAAAAGATACCTGCTTTCGATTACAAGACACCTCTAGAGTCATTAGATAAGAAGTTCATGGACGGCGTGGCTTCCAGCGGTTTATTTGGCTGGACAGAAGGTCAGAAGTACACTCATTTATTCTTACTTGGATTCTTTACCGGCAAAGTATGTGATGTGCCCAGAGGTCTCATAGAAGCACACGGTATGGACATACCTTTGAAAGAAAATTCTGTGGCGTATCGTTTTTCTCCGGCCTGTTTCAGAAATGGAAAGTTTGAATGGGCATACAGAGTAAGTGCAGATAGGTATCTCGAGCTGCAGGAGTGTATGATTGATTCGATAGGCCTTTTGAATGATCTGGCACCGAATCTTTACTTCCATGGCAGCGATGGCAGAGGAGTTGTGACCATTGAAGATGGATACTATAATTTCCCCATGCCGCCTTATCCGTTGCCTGAGAATCCTGACTATGAACCTTTTCGTGAATGCATTGAGGCTGTCGCAAAGGAACTGGACGGACTCACATTCCTTCCATGGGGCGGAGGGTCAATTAATAATTCTGCCCATAAAAGCGCATTTGCTAAATCTAAAAATCTTACAATTCTTTCAAGCAGCCCGTCTGCCCTCGGCGTAGGTAGGCTTTTAGGAATAAGCTGCAAGCGCGTAGATGATTTCAGGGTGGGTATGGACGAGTCCCTGGAAATGCTTCAGCACAATGATGTATTCTTGCATGTTGATGAAACTGATGATGTCTCTCATCGTACAGAACCAGGTGATAAAAGGAACATGCTCGCCGAGATTGACGAATTCTTCTGTAATAACCTAGACTTTCTGGAGGGGCACAGAGTTGCACTCATAATAGATCATGGAACCTCCTCACTCAACGGACAGCACATGCCGATGCCGGTACCATTTGCGGTTTCCAACATCTCGGGCTCTATGAAATCAGGAATTAATTTTTGTGAAAATGCGTCTGTCCATTATCCAATCGAGAATCTTTTCTGCTCTATAATGCAGCACACTGATTGA
- the cobS gene encoding adenosylcobinamide-GDP ribazoletransferase, with the protein MTDEPMKRGSNNILKTQLSMFSIIPIDSTQEDVENFCNKFWTIPLFGLIFGIILGFIFLISSYLFSMGPAAVITILMGHVLNRFLHFDGLMDFGDGMVAHGDREKKIKALKDSNVGAGGVGIGILIAFLTISALSTCAGFGGISNHWQIAILFFPIAAEILAKNSLYITAAYGTAAGSGLGNMFVNSANRNDVLKSILISAVIVIPLAALMLYGPFFSVIEGMLVGVFMLLISMGVGFAVCNISMKSFGYVNGDVLGASNELGKVGSLLGALIVLCLL; encoded by the coding sequence ATGACTGATGAGCCAATGAAAAGAGGCAGCAACAACATATTGAAAACACAGCTGTCCATGTTCAGCATTATACCGATAGATAGCACACAGGAAGATGTGGAAAATTTCTGCAATAAATTTTGGACGATTCCGCTCTTCGGTCTGATCTTTGGAATAATACTTGGATTTATATTTTTGATCTCAAGCTATTTGTTTTCAATGGGTCCTGCTGCAGTTATTACAATTCTCATGGGACACGTGCTCAACAGGTTCCTTCATTTTGACGGCCTGATGGATTTTGGAGACGGCATGGTAGCACATGGCGACAGGGAGAAGAAAATAAAGGCCCTGAAAGACTCCAATGTAGGAGCCGGCGGAGTGGGGATAGGGATTCTGATTGCATTTCTAACGATATCAGCACTCAGTACCTGCGCAGGATTTGGAGGGATCAGTAATCATTGGCAGATTGCAATCTTATTTTTCCCGATAGCTGCAGAGATCCTGGCAAAAAACAGCCTATATATCACAGCAGCCTACGGTACAGCAGCAGGCAGCGGTTTAGGAAATATGTTTGTCAACAGTGCAAACAGAAATGATGTACTGAAGTCTATTCTGATCTCAGCGGTTATCGTAATTCCTCTGGCTGCACTGATGCTGTATGGGCCATTCTTCTCCGTAATAGAAGGCATGCTAGTTGGCGTTTTCATGCTTCTGATAAGTATGGGAGTCGGCTTTGCAGTATGCAACATATCCATGAAATCATTTGGATATGTCAACGGAGATGTGTTGGGAGCCTCAAACGAGTTAGGCAAAGTGGGTTCACTTCTTGGCGCCTTAATCGTGTTGTGCCTTTTATGA